A single genomic interval of uncultured Desulfobacter sp. harbors:
- a CDS encoding thiamine pyrophosphate-dependent enzyme, with protein MNTKRLMLGNEALAYGLLQNGCQMACAYPGTPSSEILSAVVSLKKEMDLNIHAQWAVNEKVAFETAYAGAQAGLRTAVAMKQVGLNVAADPLMSSVYLGVKGGFLVISADDPGPHSSQTEQDSRLMAVMAKLPVLDPDSPGQAAELAGIAFELSEAFEIPVMLRPTTRVCHSRQSMDVEKIEITLRQADFEKNPGRWAATPKFRLQLHKELEAKLAKIADYEPTRPRLVSGTATGTGQAIVVAGVAAANARDIIKERNLDIPVYQVVQPFPLHKDFIDEMEGYDEILVLEETWGVIEMQLADKKRVKGKNTGFISPVGELLPENVEERICAFTGLDYQAPQITLLPGRRPTLCAGCPHRASFYAIKKVAPKGIFTSDIGCYTLGCNLGAVDTVTCMGAGISQAAGFTIAYAENEKQPPVFSTIGDSTFFHSGVPGLIETVTKKIPYVLVILDNRTTAMTGHQPTPASGRDASGDPCIAVNIPDIVKGCGVNFIKTADPYDLPAFIEILKEAKAYCKENGPAVVIAEHPCLLDMDRAELKASFKRVIVNRDICDGCGYCVSQFECPALSMDQETEQVCIDPGLCTGCAVCSFVCPKGALVLENQE; from the coding sequence ATGAATACAAAACGACTGATGCTGGGGAACGAGGCCTTAGCCTATGGTTTGCTGCAAAACGGTTGCCAGATGGCTTGCGCCTACCCCGGCACCCCTTCTTCGGAAATCCTATCCGCCGTTGTTTCCCTGAAAAAAGAGATGGATCTTAATATTCACGCCCAGTGGGCAGTGAATGAAAAAGTGGCATTTGAAACCGCTTACGCAGGAGCCCAGGCAGGGCTTAGAACAGCGGTTGCCATGAAACAGGTTGGACTGAACGTGGCGGCCGACCCCTTGATGAGTTCCGTATACTTAGGCGTGAAGGGTGGCTTTCTGGTGATCAGTGCCGATGATCCCGGCCCTCACTCATCCCAGACCGAACAGGATTCACGCCTGATGGCAGTTATGGCCAAACTGCCGGTGCTGGACCCGGATTCCCCGGGCCAGGCGGCCGAGCTTGCCGGTATTGCTTTTGAACTGTCCGAAGCCTTTGAAATTCCGGTGATGCTGCGGCCTACCACCCGGGTGTGTCACTCCCGCCAGAGCATGGATGTTGAAAAAATTGAAATAACGCTGCGCCAGGCAGATTTTGAAAAAAATCCGGGCAGGTGGGCGGCAACGCCAAAATTCCGGCTCCAGCTTCACAAGGAACTGGAGGCCAAACTTGCAAAAATCGCAGACTATGAACCCACCCGTCCCCGGCTGGTATCCGGCACGGCCACAGGTACCGGACAGGCCATTGTTGTCGCAGGTGTGGCGGCTGCCAATGCCAGGGATATTATCAAGGAAAGAAACCTGGACATTCCTGTGTACCAGGTGGTCCAGCCCTTCCCCCTTCACAAGGATTTTATCGATGAGATGGAAGGCTACGACGAAATTCTGGTGCTGGAAGAAACCTGGGGCGTCATTGAGATGCAGCTGGCAGACAAAAAACGGGTCAAGGGTAAGAACACGGGGTTTATCTCCCCGGTGGGGGAACTATTGCCCGAAAACGTGGAAGAACGGATCTGCGCCTTTACCGGTTTGGATTATCAGGCCCCGCAGATTACCCTGCTGCCGGGGCGGCGGCCCACCCTGTGCGCAGGCTGCCCCCACCGGGCCAGCTTTTATGCCATTAAAAAAGTCGCGCCCAAGGGCATTTTCACCAGCGACATCGGATGCTATACACTGGGCTGCAACCTCGGTGCCGTGGACACAGTCACCTGCATGGGTGCAGGCATCAGCCAGGCTGCGGGTTTCACCATTGCTTATGCTGAAAACGAGAAGCAGCCGCCCGTTTTTTCCACCATTGGGGACTCCACATTTTTTCATTCCGGTGTTCCCGGATTGATCGAAACCGTCACCAAAAAAATTCCTTATGTCCTGGTGATTCTGGACAACCGGACCACGGCCATGACCGGCCATCAGCCAACACCGGCATCGGGCCGGGACGCCTCGGGCGATCCCTGCATCGCCGTAAATATCCCTGACATTGTCAAAGGCTGCGGGGTGAATTTTATCAAAACCGCAGACCCATATGATCTGCCGGCGTTTATCGAAATTCTCAAAGAGGCAAAAGCGTATTGCAAAGAAAACGGACCCGCCGTGGTTATTGCCGAACATCCTTGTCTGCTTGACATGGACAGGGCCGAACTCAAGGCCTCCTTTAAACGAGTAATTGTAAATAGGGATATCTGTGACGGTTGCGGATATTGCGTAAGCCAGTTTGAATGCCCGGCCCTGAGCATGGACCAAGAGACTGAACAGGTCTGCATTGACCCCGGCCTTTGCACCGGATGCGCCGTATGTTCATTTGTCTGCCCCAAGGGCGCACTTGTTCTTGAAAACCAGGAGTAA
- a CDS encoding TRAP transporter small permease — translation METIEKISDVLNRLAGIIAGAILVFMILLTMGNIVLRRVWVPIRGTYEIMGFAGAVITALAMGFTQKRREHIHVDILISRFPRKVKTAVFVVNNGLCTIFFLVAAWFVGRRGMTLLETGEVSETLRMVYYPFAFVVAFGCFLLAAMLFIDLLKLFFQKDSK, via the coding sequence ATGGAAACCATTGAAAAAATAAGCGACGTGCTTAACCGGTTGGCCGGGATCATTGCCGGGGCCATCCTGGTGTTCATGATCCTTTTGACCATGGGCAATATTGTGCTGCGCAGGGTCTGGGTGCCCATCCGGGGCACCTATGAAATTATGGGATTTGCAGGGGCTGTGATCACGGCCCTTGCCATGGGCTTTACCCAGAAGAGAAGAGAGCACATCCATGTGGACATTTTGATCAGCCGCTTTCCGCGGAAAGTCAAAACGGCTGTATTTGTAGTGAATAATGGATTGTGCACCATTTTTTTTCTTGTGGCTGCATGGTTTGTGGGCCGGCGGGGTATGACCCTTCTTGAAACAGGCGAGGTGTCCGAAACCCTTAGAATGGTATATTATCCCTTTGCCTTTGTCGTGGCATTCGGCTGCTTTCTGTTGGCTGCCATGCTGTTTATTGATTTGCTTAAATTGTTTTTTCAAAAGGATTCCAAATGA
- a CDS encoding branched-chain amino acid ABC transporter permease — MMNRTTTIPGIRSGFHPVKIVLIIILLSGLAAFPFVSGNRFYISLITEMMIYGLLAMSLDVLLGYTGLLSFMHNAYLGISAYVVGLFLIHVSPASFWLACLAGIAFTCVVALPVGWVQVRTGGLAFALLTLAFGMMFHTIVWKWYDVTGGDDGLMGIPNPDISLFGITIGNSGDPLVIYMFTLAIVTLCFFLTRRIINSPFGAVLEAIRENESRAAFIGINVRKYKLLGWMMACLLAGIAGALFILYKGYIGPSTMSAFAGAGVLMMVLLGGMGSLWGPLAGAVFFIYIQDYISTMTEHWEIYLGLVVIFLVLFLPTGFAGLTDHIRRLRKE; from the coding sequence ATGATGAATCGTACAACAACCATACCCGGCATCAGATCAGGGTTTCATCCCGTAAAAATTGTTTTGATTATTATCCTCCTTTCCGGCTTGGCCGCGTTTCCTTTTGTCTCCGGCAACCGGTTTTACATCAGTCTCATCACTGAAATGATGATATACGGGCTGCTGGCCATGAGCCTGGACGTGCTTTTAGGCTATACCGGCTTGTTGTCGTTCATGCACAACGCCTATCTTGGCATCAGTGCCTATGTGGTGGGATTGTTTTTAATCCATGTATCCCCGGCATCCTTCTGGCTGGCCTGCTTGGCCGGCATTGCCTTTACCTGTGTTGTAGCCCTGCCCGTGGGGTGGGTCCAGGTGCGGACCGGGGGGCTGGCCTTTGCCTTGCTGACCCTGGCATTCGGCATGATGTTTCATACCATTGTATGGAAATGGTATGATGTGACCGGCGGGGATGACGGATTAATGGGAATACCCAACCCGGACATCAGCCTGTTCGGCATCACTATCGGAAATTCCGGGGACCCGCTGGTGATTTACATGTTCACACTGGCCATTGTAACCTTGTGTTTTTTCCTCACCCGGAGAATCATAAACTCACCTTTTGGCGCGGTTCTTGAGGCTATTCGCGAAAATGAGAGCCGGGCCGCCTTTATCGGTATCAATGTTAGAAAATACAAACTGCTGGGCTGGATGATGGCCTGCCTGCTCGCCGGCATCGCAGGGGCATTATTTATCCTGTATAAAGGCTATATCGGCCCGTCCACCATGAGCGCCTTTGCCGGGGCCGGTGTTCTCATGATGGTCCTTTTGGGCGGCATGGGATCACTTTGGGGGCCTCTGGCCGGTGCGGTCTTCTTTATTTATATCCAGGACTATATCAGTACGATGACAGAGCATTGGGAGATTTATCTCGGGCTTGTGGTCATATTTCTTGTCCTGTTCCTGCCGACCGGATTTGCCGGTCTGACCGATCATATCAGACGATTGAGAAAGGAGTAA
- a CDS encoding TRAP transporter large permease, producing MSLALVGILGIAILMLLLFVFGMPVSFAMALVGFGGFSYILNFNAGVNMVSQEFWSVFSKYGLTVIPLFVFMGQIAFYSGVNERLYQAAYKWVGHIRGGIAMATIMACAAFAAICGSNTATAATMTTVAFPQMSNFRYKPMLSCGSIACGSTLGVVIPPSVVLIIIGLSTEQSIARLFYGGIGAGLLLCLLMLLTVYVVCRLNPEWGPAGPKSGFGERIRSLSGAIEMLILFFLIMTGLYAGYFTPSEAGGAGAFFAVVISLVQRTLSWENFKKAVMDTLRVSCMVIMLIAGAMILGKFLTITRIPFNMASWVADLNVPGPVILAVIFGMYAIGGAIMDALALLLITIPIFFPVASQMGCDPIWFAVLITVVTTLGAVTPPVGATTYVVAGMAKGSTLNEVFKGVTFFLPAYLICIVLLMVFPWIITFLPGLL from the coding sequence ATGAGTTTGGCCCTGGTGGGCATCCTCGGGATTGCCATCCTGATGCTGCTGCTGTTTGTGTTCGGCATGCCTGTTAGCTTTGCCATGGCCTTGGTGGGCTTTGGCGGCTTTTCTTATATTCTCAACTTCAATGCCGGTGTAAACATGGTCAGCCAGGAGTTCTGGTCGGTGTTTTCCAAGTATGGGCTCACCGTGATCCCTTTGTTTGTGTTCATGGGGCAAATTGCTTTTTATTCCGGGGTTAACGAACGCCTTTATCAGGCGGCGTATAAGTGGGTCGGCCATATCCGGGGCGGTATTGCCATGGCCACCATCATGGCCTGCGCCGCCTTTGCCGCCATCTGCGGGTCCAATACCGCCACCGCTGCCACCATGACCACGGTGGCATTTCCCCAGATGTCCAATTTCAGGTACAAACCTATGCTATCCTGCGGGTCCATTGCCTGCGGCTCTACCCTGGGGGTTGTAATCCCGCCGTCCGTGGTGTTGATCATCATCGGCCTTTCCACGGAACAGTCCATTGCACGACTTTTTTACGGCGGTATCGGAGCCGGCCTTCTTTTATGTCTGTTGATGCTGCTCACCGTTTATGTGGTCTGTCGTCTGAATCCCGAATGGGGTCCGGCCGGCCCAAAGTCGGGTTTTGGCGAACGCATCCGGTCTCTTTCCGGGGCCATTGAAATGCTGATTTTGTTTTTTCTGATTATGACCGGGCTGTATGCCGGATACTTTACACCGTCCGAGGCGGGCGGGGCAGGGGCCTTTTTCGCCGTGGTCATCAGTTTGGTGCAGCGGACACTTTCCTGGGAGAATTTCAAAAAGGCCGTCATGGATACCCTGCGGGTTTCCTGCATGGTCATTATGCTTATTGCAGGGGCCATGATTCTGGGTAAATTTTTAACGATCACCCGCATTCCCTTTAACATGGCCTCGTGGGTGGCGGACCTGAACGTTCCCGGCCCTGTCATCCTGGCCGTAATTTTCGGCATGTACGCCATTGGCGGCGCCATCATGGATGCCCTGGCCCTTTTGTTGATCACTATTCCTATCTTTTTCCCCGTGGCCTCCCAGATGGGCTGCGACCCTATCTGGTTTGCAGTTCTCATCACCGTGGTCACAACGCTCGGTGCCGTCACCCCCCCTGTGGGGGCCACCACCTATGTGGTGGCGGGGATGGCCAAGGGAAGTACCTTGAATGAAGTATTTAAAGGGGTAACCTTTTTTCTGCCGGCCTATTTGATCTGCATTGTTTTACTCATGGTTTTTCCATGGATTATTACTTTTTTGCCAGGGCTGCTGTAG
- a CDS encoding TRAP transporter substrate-binding protein: MKKISLFFCILAAVALVSGTAPVSVQAKKISLNYANFPPAPTFPCVQMERWKTEIEKRTDGAVAVNTFPGGTLLGAKDMMDGVINGQADIGCICMAYQPGRFTVTNATSLPLEIPNAKTGSLVLLDLYNKYQPKAFDKVKVLTMFVTAPANIMSKAPVAELSDLKGLDLRASGGAAQILKSWGANQVGMPMSDTPEALQKGVVKGLFSSLEVMKDLKFAEICKYITITDTVIYPFAVIMNKSAWAKLPDDVKQVMDGMVEEQAAWTGEYMDQHVSDSIAWSKNEHQVEVITLSPEKKAEWNAPLAPITERWIKKAEEKGLPGARIVQDIRELIVKRTAK; this comes from the coding sequence ATGAAAAAAATATCATTGTTTTTTTGTATTCTGGCAGCGGTTGCCCTTGTTTCCGGAACCGCACCTGTATCGGTCCAGGCCAAAAAAATCAGCCTGAACTATGCCAATTTTCCCCCTGCGCCTACTTTCCCTTGTGTTCAGATGGAAAGATGGAAAACCGAAATTGAAAAACGCACGGACGGTGCCGTTGCCGTCAACACCTTTCCCGGCGGCACGCTTTTGGGCGCCAAAGATATGATGGACGGGGTCATCAACGGCCAGGCCGACATCGGCTGTATCTGCATGGCTTACCAGCCCGGCCGGTTTACCGTGACCAATGCCACAAGCCTGCCCCTGGAAATTCCCAATGCCAAAACCGGCAGTCTTGTGCTTTTGGACCTGTACAACAAATACCAGCCCAAGGCCTTTGACAAGGTCAAGGTGTTGACCATGTTTGTCACAGCCCCTGCCAACATTATGTCCAAGGCGCCGGTGGCCGAGCTTTCCGATCTTAAGGGCCTTGATCTGCGTGCCTCTGGTGGTGCGGCCCAGATTCTTAAGTCCTGGGGTGCCAACCAGGTGGGTATGCCCATGTCCGACACCCCCGAAGCCCTGCAAAAAGGTGTGGTCAAGGGGCTTTTTTCCTCTTTGGAGGTGATGAAGGATCTCAAATTTGCTGAAATCTGCAAATACATCACCATCACCGACACCGTGATTTATCCCTTTGCCGTGATCATGAACAAAAGCGCTTGGGCCAAGCTGCCCGACGATGTAAAACAGGTCATGGACGGCATGGTCGAGGAACAGGCTGCCTGGACCGGCGAATACATGGACCAACATGTAAGCGATTCCATTGCCTGGTCAAAGAACGAACACCAGGTTGAAGTGATTACGCTGTCACCTGAGAAAAAGGCCGAGTGGAATGCGCCACTTGCCCCCATTACGGAACGCTGGATTAAAAAAGCCGAAGAAAAAGGTCTGCCCGGAGCCCGGATTGTTCAAGATATCAGAGAACTTATTGTAAAACGCACCGCAAAGTAA
- a CDS encoding class I SAM-dependent methyltransferase gives MELQKERLGNDKWFAEGSQASNEVEEYYNTWGKDYEDSVKSWDYDAPETAAALLNEYKQVDGTVCDAGCGSGLTGEALNAAGFKSVIGFDLSPDFAAVAKDKGVYEDVHIVNMHEKPFRYDDNQFANLICIGTLTYIENVPKVVREFARITKPGGMVIFSHRTDMIDDEFTGKLEALKAEKVLEEVLVSDPKPYLPGNKDFSDKIKIVYYAYRVL, from the coding sequence TTGGAACTACAAAAAGAGAGACTAGGCAATGACAAATGGTTTGCAGAAGGTAGTCAAGCAAGTAACGAAGTTGAAGAATATTACAACACCTGGGGCAAAGACTACGAAGATTCAGTAAAAAGCTGGGATTATGACGCACCGGAAACGGCCGCTGCATTGCTGAATGAATACAAGCAGGTTGACGGCACCGTATGTGATGCCGGATGCGGCAGCGGACTGACCGGGGAAGCCCTGAATGCCGCCGGTTTTAAAAGTGTTATCGGTTTTGACTTAAGCCCTGATTTTGCCGCCGTTGCCAAAGACAAGGGTGTATACGAAGACGTGCACATTGTTAATATGCATGAAAAACCTTTCCGTTATGACGACAACCAGTTTGCCAACCTGATCTGCATTGGCACACTCACCTATATAGAAAATGTACCTAAAGTTGTTCGCGAGTTTGCCCGGATTACCAAACCCGGCGGCATGGTGATCTTTTCCCATCGTACGGATATGATTGATGATGAATTTACCGGAAAACTTGAAGCCCTCAAAGCCGAGAAGGTTCTGGAAGAAGTCCTGGTTTCCGACCCCAAACCATATCTACCCGGAAACAAAGATTTTTCCGATAAAATCAAGATTGTCTACTACGCATACCGCGTACTGTAA
- a CDS encoding phenylacetate--CoA ligase, translating into MSFIPLNITEEQIADIQEQGLKWTVSHAYNNSPYYKKKLENAGCRPEDIKSLDDLKNLPFTGKQDFLEDYPFPLRAAPMSDIVRIHGSSGTTGKRKILCYTKEDVDNWAEIFARCYELAGVTNTDRVQIAVGYGLWTAGVGFQNGCERLGAMAVPLGPANVDMHIDMLLDLEATVFCATASMGLLISEEIEKRKLMDKIKLKTIILGAERHSSSMRKRIQEITGAKHIHDIYGMTELYGPGTGLDCTEHAGIHYWADYFIFEVIDPVTLKPVPIGEEGELVVTTLKKQGTPLIRYRTHDVTRLIPGACACGNPFPRHARISGRTDDMFIYRAVNIYPSQIDHILSEIGGVGSEYQIHLNQDADGRDYMTIQVERTKDADPGDDNGLADQVSGRIRKKLLVRSRVEIVNYGHLPRTEKKSKRVFDTRN; encoded by the coding sequence ATGAGTTTTATCCCTTTAAATATAACCGAAGAACAGATAGCAGATATTCAGGAGCAGGGTCTGAAATGGACCGTGTCCCACGCCTATAATAACAGCCCATATTACAAAAAAAAGCTCGAAAATGCAGGTTGCCGGCCCGAAGATATTAAAAGTCTTGATGATCTCAAGAACCTTCCCTTTACGGGCAAGCAGGATTTTCTTGAGGACTATCCCTTTCCCTTGCGGGCTGCGCCAATGTCCGACATTGTGAGAATCCACGGATCTTCGGGCACCACAGGTAAAAGAAAAATTTTGTGCTACACAAAAGAGGATGTCGATAATTGGGCCGAAATTTTTGCCCGGTGCTATGAATTGGCCGGTGTCACCAATACAGACCGGGTTCAGATTGCCGTGGGTTACGGGCTTTGGACTGCAGGCGTCGGTTTTCAGAATGGATGTGAGCGATTGGGTGCCATGGCCGTACCGTTAGGGCCTGCCAACGTGGACATGCACATTGACATGCTTTTGGATCTTGAAGCTACGGTATTCTGCGCGACTGCTTCCATGGGGCTTCTTATATCCGAAGAGATTGAAAAGCGTAAACTCATGGATAAAATTAAACTTAAAACCATCATCCTCGGCGCTGAGCGCCACAGTTCGTCCATGCGCAAACGCATCCAGGAAATCACCGGAGCTAAGCATATCCATGACATCTATGGCATGACCGAACTTTATGGACCCGGCACCGGTCTTGACTGCACAGAACACGCAGGTATCCATTACTGGGCCGACTATTTTATTTTTGAAGTGATTGATCCGGTGACCCTGAAACCGGTTCCCATCGGGGAAGAAGGCGAGCTTGTGGTTACCACCCTGAAGAAACAGGGCACCCCGTTAATTCGCTACCGAACCCATGATGTCACCCGGCTGATCCCCGGGGCCTGCGCCTGCGGCAACCCCTTCCCCCGGCATGCCAGGATCTCCGGGCGCACTGACGACATGTTTATTTACAGGGCCGTAAACATCTACCCCAGCCAAATTGATCATATCCTGAGCGAGATTGGCGGAGTGGGCAGTGAGTACCAGATTCACCTGAACCAGGATGCAGACGGCAGGGATTACATGACCATCCAGGTGGAGCGCACCAAAGATGCCGACCCAGGAGACGACAATGGTCTGGCCGATCAGGTGTCCGGCCGAATACGTAAAAAACTGCTGGTCAGATCCCGGGTTGAGATTGTGAATTACGGCCACCTGCCCCGGACGGAAAAAAAGAGCAAGCGGGTGTTTGACACAAGAAACTAG
- a CDS encoding branched-chain amino acid ABC transporter permease, with amino-acid sequence MSGTLSIIVDITLNSLVLSGVFLIVAIGLNIIYGLSRIMNMGHGALYAVGAYTGFSLVASGLNFFAALLIAPLIVGVIGLIIERTIIAPMRKRSMAYTLILTYGLMFFLDGSIKYIWGNKPRFIELPEFMQGTLPILGTDYPVFRLMTLLLIILIMGALMLFLNKTKVGIILRASSTIPEMVSCLGVNMSYVHMGAFVLGCVMAALAGIIAGPLTTIDPLMGGEMLISSFVVIVIGGLGSLRGAVIAALLVGGVQTLAEFFITDLAMVIVYILMAVILAFMPRGLLGEGKFE; translated from the coding sequence ATGAGCGGAACACTGAGTATTATAGTCGATATTACATTGAACAGCCTTGTTCTTAGCGGCGTGTTTCTCATAGTAGCCATCGGATTGAACATTATTTACGGGCTGAGCCGTATAATGAATATGGGCCACGGCGCCTTGTACGCCGTGGGAGCCTACACCGGTTTTTCACTTGTGGCATCGGGGTTGAACTTTTTTGCCGCACTTTTGATTGCCCCCCTCATCGTGGGGGTGATCGGGCTGATCATCGAACGAACCATTATTGCCCCCATGCGAAAAAGATCCATGGCATACACCTTGATCCTGACCTATGGGCTGATGTTTTTTCTTGACGGCTCGATCAAGTACATCTGGGGGAACAAACCCCGTTTCATCGAGTTGCCGGAATTCATGCAGGGCACCCTGCCCATACTCGGTACGGACTACCCGGTTTTCAGGCTGATGACACTGCTGCTGATTATACTCATCATGGGCGCTTTAATGCTGTTTTTAAACAAGACCAAAGTCGGGATTATTCTCAGGGCATCCAGCACAATCCCCGAAATGGTTTCTTGTCTGGGCGTGAACATGAGCTATGTGCATATGGGTGCATTTGTTCTTGGATGCGTCATGGCCGCACTGGCAGGAATTATTGCAGGCCCGTTGACCACCATTGATCCGCTGATGGGCGGGGAAATGCTGATCAGTTCTTTCGTGGTCATTGTTATCGGCGGCCTTGGAAGCCTTCGCGGCGCAGTCATTGCAGCCCTCCTGGTCGGCGGGGTCCAGACGTTGGCAGAATTTTTTATCACAGACCTGGCAATGGTAATCGTTTACATCCTCATGGCGGTTATCCTTGCCTTCATGCCTCGTGGTCTTCTTGGGGAAGGAAAGTTTGAATGA
- a CDS encoding ABC transporter substrate-binding protein produces MKRFITILLSIMIAVMFLAPYPVCAKKPVKIGVLVPLTGIAAQGGLEMKYGIEMAAQEKGTVLGSPIKLLVEDTQVKPPIAVSKAEKLVYKDDCKALIGVLSSGVGLALAKNIDKLNVPFLSTHVMTTKFYGLHPMVFRSGQLANDQTAVGNVKGILARPNLKNRTYYVLVHDYAWGHDAGERFIALAKKNGIKIYNEKYDKAPIKTKDWSSYISKIKASGADGVYMAFITNVIPVFAKQASDFGLQGKVKLVSAAAPGPLELEAGGTACHGIYGVSDWSWDVNTQTSDDWEMRFWNTYKTIPSDAAVHSYVGAMNLFNAIEKAGSTDAKAIASALKGISYDGPYGTVRISAKDNCMRNDAVLTETMAAPDNPFGAKVYMKVLHTFPAAELGPPE; encoded by the coding sequence ATGAAAAGATTTATCACTATTTTATTAAGTATTATGATCGCTGTAATGTTCCTTGCACCCTATCCGGTGTGTGCAAAAAAGCCTGTTAAAATCGGAGTACTGGTACCCCTTACCGGAATTGCCGCCCAGGGCGGACTGGAAATGAAGTACGGCATTGAAATGGCTGCCCAGGAAAAAGGAACGGTTCTTGGAAGTCCCATTAAGCTGCTGGTTGAAGATACCCAGGTGAAACCGCCCATTGCGGTTTCAAAGGCGGAAAAGCTGGTTTACAAGGATGACTGCAAGGCATTGATCGGTGTCTTATCCAGTGGCGTAGGCCTTGCCCTTGCTAAAAACATTGACAAGCTGAATGTGCCTTTTTTAAGCACCCATGTCATGACCACTAAATTTTATGGCCTCCACCCCATGGTTTTCAGATCCGGACAGTTGGCCAATGACCAGACAGCCGTCGGCAATGTCAAGGGAATCCTGGCACGGCCCAACCTGAAAAACCGAACCTATTATGTCCTTGTCCACGATTATGCCTGGGGACATGATGCCGGGGAAAGATTTATCGCACTGGCCAAAAAGAACGGTATTAAAATTTATAACGAAAAATATGACAAAGCCCCCATCAAGACAAAGGACTGGTCATCTTATATCAGTAAGATCAAAGCGTCCGGAGCAGATGGCGTATACATGGCATTTATCACCAACGTGATTCCGGTTTTTGCCAAACAGGCCTCTGATTTCGGCCTCCAGGGCAAAGTAAAACTGGTTTCCGCGGCAGCCCCCGGCCCTCTGGAACTGGAAGCCGGCGGAACGGCCTGCCACGGTATTTACGGTGTATCGGACTGGTCCTGGGATGTCAACACCCAGACCTCTGACGACTGGGAGATGCGGTTCTGGAACACATATAAAACCATCCCCTCCGATGCGGCCGTTCATAGCTATGTGGGGGCTATGAACCTGTTTAACGCCATTGAAAAAGCCGGGAGTACGGATGCCAAGGCCATTGCGTCAGCCCTCAAGGGAATCAGTTACGACGGTCCCTACGGTACGGTCCGGATTTCCGCAAAAGACAACTGCATGCGCAATGACGCCGTTCTGACGGAAACCATGGCCGCACCGGACAATCCTTTTGGTGCCAAGGTCTATATGAAAGTGCTGCATACATTCCCGGCAGCCGAGCTTGGCCCTCCTGAGTAA
- a CDS encoding 2-oxoacid:acceptor oxidoreductase family protein, whose amino-acid sequence MSNNQQIIISGLGGQGVLFITKLLAGAAMADNLPVLTSETHGMAQRGGNVISYLKIGDFSGPLIRPATADALIALKAESFAHHSYFLKPGGLAVVNSPVPVEDAGYRVFYGDATALAEEAGNVRSENVAMLGFFLGAMKDDASVFNPDTLSHMIKEKFQAKPAVAENVLSLLKSGMQLYEKR is encoded by the coding sequence ATGTCAAATAATCAGCAGATTATCATTTCAGGTCTGGGCGGCCAGGGCGTTCTTTTTATAACAAAACTGCTTGCAGGCGCTGCCATGGCCGACAATCTTCCCGTACTCACGTCGGAAACCCACGGTATGGCCCAGCGGGGTGGAAATGTAATTTCCTATCTTAAAATCGGTGATTTTTCAGGCCCGCTGATCCGGCCTGCCACTGCAGATGCCCTTATTGCCCTGAAAGCTGAAAGCTTTGCCCACCATTCCTATTTCCTCAAACCCGGGGGGCTGGCCGTGGTGAACAGCCCCGTTCCTGTTGAAGATGCCGGATACCGGGTATTTTATGGAGATGCCACCGCCCTGGCTGAAGAGGCGGGTAATGTACGCAGCGAAAATGTAGCCATGCTGGGATTTTTTCTGGGTGCTATGAAAGATGACGCCAGTGTTTTCAATCCGGACACCCTTTCGCATATGATCAAGGAGAAGTTTCAGGCAAAACCTGCAGTGGCGGAAAATGTATTGAGCCTGCTTAAGTCAGGTATGCAACTATACGAAAAAAGGTAA